In Mycobacterium sp. 050128, one genomic interval encodes:
- a CDS encoding SDR family NAD(P)-dependent oxidoreductase, with product MKYQDRVAVVSGAGSGIGRALTYALTQDGAHVAASDIDKANLAQTQAMCRSGHVTTYQVDVADRDAVCGHAEDVRRDLGPASMLFNNAGVDLFASVADMSWKDFDWLLGINIGGVVSGTKAFLPQLIESGTTQRPARLVNLSSAFGLIAVPYQGAYSTSKFAVRGFTEALRQEMIIGRHPVTVHCVHPGVVRTNFGTNMRTAETEDPDQAAKYFGRMALTSPEKAARTILRGAEKNRARILIGPDGRVMAALPRLLGVRYADLMAYAARLNPNAR from the coding sequence ATGAAGTATCAGGATCGTGTCGCCGTCGTCTCCGGTGCCGGGTCGGGGATCGGGCGCGCCTTGACCTATGCCCTCACTCAAGACGGGGCGCACGTGGCGGCATCCGACATCGACAAGGCGAATCTGGCGCAAACACAGGCTATGTGCCGGTCCGGCCACGTCACCACGTATCAGGTCGACGTCGCCGACCGCGACGCGGTGTGCGGCCACGCCGAAGACGTCCGCCGCGATCTCGGGCCGGCGTCGATGCTGTTCAACAACGCCGGGGTCGACCTGTTCGCCAGCGTGGCAGACATGTCCTGGAAGGACTTCGACTGGCTCCTCGGCATCAACATCGGTGGCGTGGTCAGCGGGACCAAAGCCTTTCTGCCGCAGCTGATCGAATCCGGAACTACCCAGCGGCCGGCGCGACTGGTCAACCTGTCCAGCGCGTTCGGCCTGATCGCGGTGCCCTACCAAGGTGCCTACAGCACTTCGAAATTCGCGGTCCGGGGATTCACCGAGGCACTGCGCCAGGAGATGATCATCGGGCGCCACCCAGTGACCGTGCATTGCGTGCACCCGGGCGTCGTTCGCACCAACTTTGGGACCAACATGCGCACCGCAGAGACCGAGGATCCCGACCAGGCAGCGAAGTACTTTGGCCGGATGGCACTGACGTCGCCGGAGAAGGCCGCCCGGACCATCCTGCGCGGAGCCGAGAAGAATCGCGCCCGAATCCTGATCGGACCCGACGGGCGGGTGATGGCGGCCCTGCCGCGGCTGCTGGGTGTCCGATACGCCGACCTGATGGCGTACGCCGCGAGGCTGAATCCCAACGCGCGCTAG
- a CDS encoding acyl-CoA synthetase encodes MSDTATQFTVPAVARAVAGAIGDRELLIQGDRRFSYAQTIERSNRLAAYLHARGLGCHTERSGLAGHEVGQDLLGLYAYNGNEFVESLLGAFGARVAPFNVNFRYVKSELQYLLADSGATALVYHAAFAPRVAEVLPELPRLRVLIQIADNSGNDLVHGAVDYDSIVRSSPSTPPPVQHSPDDLYVLYTGGTTGMPKGVLWRQHDIFMTSFGGRNLMTGEPAGSVDEIVERAAAAPGTKLMILPPLIHGAAQWSVMTALTTGQSVVFPSVVDHLDADDVVRTIERERVSVVTVVGDAMARPLLAALEKGLENGTADVSSLGVIANGGAVLTPYVKERLIQALPNVVVVDGVGSSETGAQMHHMSASGAVSTGTFNAGPDAFVAAEDLSSILPPGHDGIGWLAQRGYIPLGYKGDAAKTAATFPVIGGVRYAIPGDRARHREDASIELLGRDSVTINSGGEKIFVEEVETAIASHPAVADVVVAGRPSERWGQEVVAVVALAEGAHADAEDLVMHAAQSLARYKLPKAVLFRPAIERSPSGKADYRWAREQAAQA; translated from the coding sequence ATGTCAGACACCGCAACACAATTCACAGTCCCCGCCGTCGCCCGGGCGGTCGCGGGCGCGATCGGCGACCGCGAGCTGCTGATCCAGGGCGATCGGCGGTTCAGCTACGCGCAGACCATCGAGCGGTCCAACCGTCTCGCGGCGTATCTGCACGCCCGGGGCCTTGGCTGCCACACCGAGCGCTCCGGGCTGGCCGGCCACGAGGTGGGCCAGGACCTGCTCGGACTGTACGCCTACAACGGAAACGAATTCGTCGAGTCGTTGCTCGGCGCCTTCGGAGCCCGCGTGGCACCGTTCAACGTCAACTTCCGCTACGTCAAAAGCGAGCTGCAGTATCTGCTCGCGGATTCGGGCGCGACAGCGCTGGTCTACCACGCCGCGTTCGCGCCACGGGTGGCCGAAGTCCTGCCCGAGCTCCCGAGGCTACGCGTGCTGATCCAGATCGCCGACAACTCGGGCAACGACTTGGTGCACGGCGCAGTCGATTACGACAGCATCGTCAGATCCAGCCCGTCGACGCCGCCGCCGGTGCAGCACTCCCCAGACGACCTGTACGTCCTCTACACCGGCGGCACCACGGGGATGCCCAAGGGTGTGTTGTGGCGCCAGCACGACATCTTCATGACGTCTTTCGGCGGCCGCAATCTGATGACCGGCGAACCCGCCGGCTCGGTCGACGAAATCGTGGAACGAGCCGCCGCGGCCCCGGGAACCAAATTGATGATCTTGCCGCCGCTGATCCACGGCGCGGCGCAGTGGAGCGTGATGACCGCCCTGACCACCGGGCAGTCCGTCGTCTTCCCTTCGGTCGTAGACCATTTGGACGCCGACGACGTGGTCCGCACGATCGAGCGCGAACGGGTCTCGGTGGTGACGGTGGTCGGAGACGCGATGGCCAGGCCGTTGCTCGCCGCCCTGGAGAAGGGCCTGGAAAACGGGACAGCGGACGTGTCGTCGCTCGGCGTGATCGCCAACGGCGGTGCCGTGCTGACGCCGTATGTCAAGGAGCGCTTGATCCAAGCGCTGCCGAATGTCGTTGTGGTGGATGGTGTCGGATCCTCGGAGACCGGTGCGCAGATGCATCACATGTCGGCGTCCGGCGCGGTGTCCACCGGCACCTTCAACGCCGGACCCGATGCGTTCGTGGCGGCCGAGGATCTGTCGTCGATACTGCCGCCGGGACACGACGGAATCGGTTGGCTGGCCCAACGCGGTTACATTCCACTCGGTTACAAGGGCGATGCGGCCAAGACCGCCGCGACCTTCCCGGTGATCGGTGGTGTGCGGTATGCGATTCCGGGTGATCGGGCCCGCCACCGCGAGGACGCCAGCATCGAGTTGCTGGGCCGCGATTCGGTGACGATCAACTCCGGCGGCGAGAAGATCTTCGTCGAGGAGGTCGAAACCGCGATCGCGTCGCATCCCGCGGTGGCCGACGTGGTGGTCGCGGGACGGCCCAGCGAACGGTGGGGTCAAGAGGTCGTCGCCGTCGTCGCGCTGGCCGAAGGGGCGCACGCCGATGCCGAGGATCTGGTGATGCACGCCGCGCAATCGCTGGCTCGTTACAAGCTTCCCAAGGCGGTCCTCTTTCGCCCCGCCATCGAGCGCAGTCCATCGGGCAAGGCCGATTACCGCTGGGCGCGCGAGCAGGCGGCACAGGCATGA
- a CDS encoding PaaI family thioesterase has translation MTDTAPTTRGGFPDVKPVEDAPSELGPFVAALRRLQDLTVSTNPEPALWAAAATHLQNACALLDGHQVPETEAVAGRVLSLPGLAHPLMPPWLVTESGPDGVTMEGHFTQSHVGGNNAVHGGMIPLFYDWMFGMVVSTAGIHPTRTAYLHVDYRKITPIDEPLIAKGRIGNTEGRKVFISSTMTSADGSLLSEANGLMVRLLPHQP, from the coding sequence ATGACCGACACGGCACCCACCACCCGCGGCGGGTTTCCCGACGTCAAGCCCGTCGAGGATGCGCCGTCCGAGCTCGGCCCGTTCGTCGCGGCGCTGCGGCGGCTGCAAGACCTGACCGTGTCCACCAACCCGGAACCAGCGCTGTGGGCCGCCGCCGCCACACACCTGCAGAACGCCTGTGCCTTGCTGGACGGTCACCAGGTTCCGGAGACCGAGGCGGTGGCCGGCCGGGTGCTGAGTCTGCCCGGGTTGGCCCACCCCTTGATGCCGCCCTGGCTGGTGACGGAATCCGGGCCCGACGGGGTGACGATGGAAGGACACTTCACCCAATCCCACGTGGGTGGCAACAATGCCGTGCACGGTGGCATGATCCCGCTGTTCTACGACTGGATGTTCGGCATGGTGGTCTCCACCGCGGGCATTCACCCGACCCGCACCGCCTACCTGCACGTCGACTACCGCAAGATCACCCCGATCGATGAACCGTTGATCGCCAAAGGACGAATCGGCAATACCGAAGGCAGGAAAGTCTTTATCTCCTCGACGATGACGTCGGCCGACGGGTCGCTGCTCAGCGAAGCCAACGGCCTGATGGTCCGCCTGCTACCCCACCAGCCGTGA
- a CDS encoding cysteine hydrolase, with protein sequence MKPHLADLVAPAHTAIVAQECQGAVMGPDAGLAMLAEEASREALPNIVRLLPAARAAGVHVVHCLVQRRPDGLGSNHNAKIFAMSGGNQVDITPGTPGAEVLPELGPDPTDLVLRRWHGVGPMGGTDLDAVLRNLGVSTIVVVGVSLNIAIPNVVMDAVNAAYRVVVPRDAVAGIPTEYGAAMIANTLSLLATITTTDDLLQVWQQQTQGSP encoded by the coding sequence ATGAAGCCACACCTCGCCGACCTCGTTGCTCCCGCACACACCGCGATCGTCGCCCAGGAATGCCAGGGCGCGGTCATGGGCCCCGACGCGGGGCTGGCGATGCTCGCCGAGGAAGCGAGCCGGGAGGCACTACCCAACATCGTGCGGCTGCTGCCGGCGGCGCGGGCGGCCGGCGTGCACGTGGTGCACTGCCTGGTGCAGCGGCGGCCCGACGGGCTCGGGTCCAACCACAACGCCAAGATCTTCGCAATGAGCGGCGGCAACCAGGTGGACATCACTCCCGGTACGCCAGGCGCCGAAGTGTTGCCCGAATTAGGGCCCGATCCAACGGATTTGGTGCTGCGCCGCTGGCACGGGGTGGGACCGATGGGCGGCACCGACCTGGACGCGGTGCTGCGCAACCTCGGCGTGTCCACGATCGTCGTGGTCGGCGTTTCGCTGAACATCGCCATACCCAACGTCGTGATGGATGCCGTCAACGCCGCCTACCGCGTTGTCGTCCCCCGCGACGCCGTCGCCGGCATCCCCACCGAGTACGGTGCTGCGATGATCGCCAACACGCTGTCGCTGCTGGCAACGATCACCACGACCGACGACCTGCTCCAGGTATGGCAGCAGCAGACGCAAGGATCCCCATGA
- a CDS encoding Rieske 2Fe-2S domain-containing protein: MKVPFTWKVTGWFMVGWSPEFPVGEVRPLQYFGEDLVGYRDESGELHVLEGHCKHLGAHIGHGGKVVGDCVECPFHGWRWGPDGTNRYIPYQPDRPNKALRLKSYPVQEQYDCVFVWHHPDGKEPQWEMPDIFRKFPQFETDPAGYYRAYPEFSRRAEREPVHPQIVAENAPDSAHFEYVHHATVTPRVLDWKIVDHEWQFIAGWPDARSDNPDDLALRFHSHLFGLGGAISVFEGAQNHRLIFTCTPVDDECSDLFYSIWWPRIPGDDSEVPEGKLRDLIEKQFLSTVFDDLQIWRYQKYVENPALSKVDAKGYMALRKWATQFYDVPA; the protein is encoded by the coding sequence GTGAAAGTCCCGTTCACCTGGAAGGTCACCGGGTGGTTCATGGTCGGATGGTCCCCGGAGTTCCCCGTTGGCGAGGTTCGGCCGCTGCAGTACTTCGGCGAAGATCTCGTCGGCTATCGAGACGAGTCGGGCGAGCTGCACGTGCTGGAGGGACATTGCAAACACCTCGGCGCCCACATCGGTCACGGCGGCAAGGTGGTCGGCGACTGCGTCGAGTGCCCCTTCCACGGCTGGCGCTGGGGCCCGGACGGCACCAACCGCTACATCCCCTATCAGCCGGACCGCCCCAACAAGGCGCTGCGGCTCAAGTCGTATCCCGTCCAGGAGCAATACGACTGCGTATTCGTCTGGCATCACCCCGACGGCAAGGAGCCGCAGTGGGAAATGCCGGACATCTTCCGGAAGTTCCCGCAGTTCGAGACCGATCCGGCCGGTTACTACCGGGCGTATCCGGAGTTCTCCCGGCGTGCCGAGCGCGAACCGGTGCATCCGCAGATCGTCGCGGAGAATGCCCCCGACAGCGCCCATTTCGAGTACGTCCACCACGCGACGGTGACACCGCGGGTGTTGGACTGGAAGATCGTCGACCACGAATGGCAATTCATCGCGGGCTGGCCGGATGCGCGCAGTGACAATCCCGACGATCTCGCATTGCGGTTCCACAGCCACCTGTTCGGTCTCGGCGGGGCGATCAGCGTCTTCGAGGGCGCGCAGAATCACCGCCTGATCTTCACCTGCACGCCCGTCGACGACGAATGCTCGGACCTGTTCTATTCGATCTGGTGGCCGCGCATCCCCGGTGATGACTCCGAGGTGCCCGAGGGCAAACTGCGCGACCTGATCGAAAAGCAGTTCCTGTCCACCGTCTTCGACGACCTGCAAATCTGGCGTTACCAGAAGTACGTCGAAAATCCGGCACTGTCCAAGGTCGACGCGAAAGGCTATATGGCACTGCGAAAATGGGCGACACAGTTCTACGACGTCCCGGCATGA
- a CDS encoding flavin-containing monooxygenase, with amino-acid sequence MPELDASVDVLVIGAGFSGLYMLHRLRQLGVRTRVLEMAENVGGTWLFNRYPGARCDIESIEYSYSFSDEIQQEWVWTESMPAQPEIEAYLNFVADRLDLRRDIAFHTKVVAMEFDEDAAVWLVRTESGETLVAPFVVAASGILSVPLEPDIPGMGTFAGTSLFTSRWPKDGFDLTGKRVGVIGTGSTGVQLIPVVAQQALQLCVFQRSPAYTLPWRVHQFEPGELDEMKGRYDEIREAQRAHPIGAARLSAFSVLLEMLSSPAIKSASREEQLRAIEENGVMGALNWSDIFFDIEANRMAAQLYGEAVARIVKDPQTAASLVPVHPFACKRPIIDQGYYETYNRDNVTLVDLRKSPIREVTANGIRTETDEYELDVIVYATGFDAMTGALSRIDIRGRDAMSLGEFWATEGPLSYLGLAVAGFPNLFTIQGPGSPSAATNFVAALEQHVEWIGDCITHLRDNAIRTIEALSTAQQEWMDHATALVAPTVLVHPSCNSWYNGGNVPGKKRMYMGYTGGIPEYRRRCDEIAAAGYAGFKLA; translated from the coding sequence ATGCCTGAGTTGGATGCATCCGTCGATGTGCTGGTGATCGGCGCCGGGTTCTCCGGCCTGTACATGCTGCATCGGTTGCGGCAGCTCGGCGTCCGCACCCGAGTGCTGGAGATGGCTGAAAACGTTGGAGGCACCTGGCTGTTCAACCGCTACCCCGGAGCGCGATGCGACATCGAAAGCATCGAGTACTCCTACAGCTTCTCCGACGAGATTCAGCAGGAATGGGTCTGGACCGAGTCGATGCCGGCCCAGCCGGAGATCGAGGCTTACCTGAATTTCGTCGCCGACCGGTTGGACCTGCGTCGCGATATTGCGTTCCACACCAAGGTCGTCGCGATGGAGTTCGACGAAGACGCGGCGGTGTGGCTGGTGCGCACCGAATCCGGTGAGACCTTGGTCGCACCGTTCGTCGTCGCCGCCTCCGGCATCCTCTCGGTGCCGCTGGAGCCCGATATCCCGGGAATGGGGACATTCGCCGGAACCTCGCTGTTCACCAGCCGCTGGCCCAAGGACGGCTTCGACCTCACCGGAAAACGGGTCGGCGTGATCGGCACCGGCTCGACCGGAGTTCAGCTGATCCCCGTGGTGGCTCAACAAGCCTTGCAGCTCTGCGTGTTTCAGCGTTCACCCGCATACACGTTGCCCTGGCGCGTGCACCAGTTCGAGCCTGGCGAGCTCGACGAGATGAAGGGCCGCTACGACGAGATCCGCGAGGCCCAGCGGGCCCACCCGATCGGGGCGGCGCGGCTGAGCGCCTTTTCCGTCCTGCTGGAAATGCTGAGCAGTCCGGCGATCAAGTCGGCGTCGCGCGAGGAGCAGCTGCGCGCCATCGAGGAGAACGGCGTGATGGGTGCGCTCAACTGGAGCGACATCTTCTTCGACATCGAAGCCAACCGGATGGCCGCCCAGCTCTACGGCGAAGCGGTGGCCCGAATCGTCAAGGACCCGCAGACGGCGGCGTCGTTGGTGCCGGTGCATCCGTTCGCGTGTAAGCGGCCGATCATCGACCAGGGTTACTACGAGACCTACAACCGGGACAACGTCACGCTCGTAGATCTGCGCAAGTCGCCCATTCGCGAGGTGACCGCGAACGGCATCCGCACCGAAACCGATGAGTACGAGCTGGACGTGATCGTCTACGCCACCGGATTCGACGCGATGACCGGGGCCCTGTCCCGCATCGACATCCGCGGCCGCGACGCGATGTCGCTCGGCGAATTCTGGGCCACCGAGGGACCGCTGTCCTACCTCGGGCTGGCGGTCGCCGGCTTCCCGAACCTGTTCACCATCCAGGGCCCGGGCAGCCCGAGCGCCGCCACGAACTTCGTCGCGGCGCTGGAGCAACATGTGGAGTGGATCGGTGATTGCATCACGCATCTGCGCGACAACGCAATACGCACGATCGAGGCGCTCAGTACCGCGCAACAGGAATGGATGGACCACGCCACCGCGTTGGTCGCGCCCACGGTGTTGGTTCACCCGTCCTGCAATTCCTGGTACAACGGCGGCAACGTGCCCGGCAAGAAGCGGATGTACATGGGTTATACCGGTGGGATCCCGGAATATCGGCGCCGCTGCGACGAAATCGCCGCCGCCGGATATGCCGGTTTCAAGTTGGCGTGA
- a CDS encoding alpha/beta hydrolase has translation MAGFSLAKRSFDIGRELSLVLPRTVAGLNESTGWVPASRRGVRQFGEVMLDELVLSGFTLLGGNLTKDVRPLSACAPAAEELSTLGIDGAHAAPKPLQVKSIRRHRIGGLAYERMTFEHDPQLPETLAAEGLSGAARAVVHLCRHRDRPRPWLIWVHGAGQGGAEDLLLSRIGHIHHTLGFNVAMPVQPGHGCRRREWPAYPDMDPLGNVAGMMRSVSEVRAVVRWVQPQASTVVVSGISMGTPVAALVSHLERQINAVALYTPILGLNAMIARHLTRWGSARDGFRDLLGSPVVAQLTSVIDPLAVDPAPPPQRRLIVGAWHDRMAMREPTDALQERWGGQLYWYDGSHVGHIFSRRVQKVSERFLREVVSQNGPEPVSQR, from the coding sequence ATGGCTGGATTTTCGCTGGCGAAGCGTTCCTTCGACATCGGCCGCGAACTGAGCTTGGTGCTGCCGCGCACCGTGGCCGGCCTCAACGAATCAACGGGCTGGGTCCCGGCTTCGCGGCGAGGAGTGCGCCAGTTCGGCGAGGTCATGTTGGACGAACTTGTCTTGAGTGGCTTCACCTTGCTGGGCGGCAACCTGACCAAAGATGTCCGGCCGCTCAGCGCGTGCGCGCCGGCGGCCGAGGAGTTATCGACGCTGGGCATCGACGGCGCCCATGCCGCACCAAAACCCTTGCAGGTGAAGTCGATACGACGGCACCGCATCGGGGGATTGGCCTACGAACGGATGACGTTCGAGCATGACCCGCAGCTCCCGGAGACGCTGGCTGCCGAGGGCCTAAGTGGTGCGGCGCGCGCGGTGGTGCACCTGTGCCGCCACCGCGACCGGCCGCGGCCGTGGCTGATCTGGGTGCACGGAGCCGGTCAGGGCGGCGCCGAGGATTTGTTGCTGTCTCGCATCGGCCACATCCACCACACGTTGGGGTTCAACGTCGCGATGCCGGTCCAACCCGGCCACGGGTGCCGGCGCCGCGAATGGCCGGCCTACCCGGACATGGATCCACTCGGCAATGTCGCGGGCATGATGCGCTCGGTGTCGGAGGTACGCGCCGTGGTGCGCTGGGTCCAGCCGCAGGCCAGTACCGTTGTGGTGTCCGGTATTTCGATGGGTACCCCGGTGGCCGCGCTGGTTTCGCACCTGGAGCGCCAAATCAATGCGGTGGCGCTGTACACCCCGATTCTGGGGCTCAACGCGATGATCGCCCGGCACCTCACGCGCTGGGGATCGGCGCGCGACGGATTCCGGGACCTGCTGGGATCCCCGGTGGTCGCGCAGCTGACATCGGTGATCGATCCGCTGGCGGTCGACCCGGCGCCGCCGCCGCAGCGCCGGCTGATCGTCGGGGCGTGGCACGATCGCATGGCGATGCGTGAGCCCACCGACGCGCTGCAGGAACGCTGGGGCGGTCAGCTGTACTGGTACGACGGCAGCCACGTGGGTCACATCTTCTCCCGTCGCGTGCAAAAGGTCTCCGAGCGATTCCTGCGCGAGGTGGTCTCGCAAAACGGGCCAGAACCGGTGTCCCAGCGATGA
- a CDS encoding nuclear transport factor 2 family protein produces MMAVRTAREVVELYNLVVWNECDVELAEELLGDNVIRHEVGAARTLTHAEAVARVTDMWAQVQSLHFDLNVVIANEDGEHVAIVYDSTITTNDGNETHIASIEVFRVVAGRITEVWNCGYHQGVWN; encoded by the coding sequence ATGATGGCGGTTCGTACGGCGCGCGAGGTCGTCGAACTCTACAACCTGGTGGTCTGGAACGAATGCGATGTCGAACTGGCTGAGGAGTTGTTGGGAGACAACGTTATCCGGCACGAGGTCGGTGCGGCACGAACACTCACTCATGCCGAGGCCGTTGCCCGGGTCACGGATATGTGGGCGCAAGTCCAGTCATTGCACTTTGACCTCAACGTCGTCATCGCGAATGAGGACGGCGAGCACGTCGCGATCGTCTACGACTCGACCATCACCACCAACGACGGCAACGAAACCCACATCGCCAGCATCGAGGTGTTCCGCGTCGTTGCCGGCCGGATCACCGAAGTCTGGAATTGCGGCTACCACCAAGGAGTTTGGAATTGA
- a CDS encoding TIGR03857 family LLM class F420-dependent oxidoreductase, protein MTDRVLDELGYYLLAGAGGEGPSTLMDEARRGEELGLGTAFISERWNVKEASSLVGAACAVTNRMQIATAATNHNTRHPLITGSWATTMHRLSRGRFTLGIGRGIAAIYGAFGIPAVTTAQMEDWAQVMRRLFHGELIFNHEGPMGKYPILFLDPDFNEDIRLALVAFGPNTLALGGRAFDDVILHTYFTPETLQRCVKTVKTAAEKAGRDPDSVRVWSCFATVGDHLPEELRLKKTVARLATYLQGYGDLMVQTNDWDPAVLERFRADSVVTSIAGGIDHKATAEQIEHIATLIPDEWLQPSATGSAQQCADRIRKEFEYGADALIMHGATPDELEPVVTAYRAGSTPLTA, encoded by the coding sequence TTGACTGACCGCGTGCTCGACGAATTGGGCTACTACCTGCTGGCCGGGGCCGGAGGCGAGGGCCCGTCGACTTTGATGGACGAAGCGCGCCGCGGCGAGGAGCTGGGCCTCGGCACCGCGTTCATCTCCGAGCGCTGGAACGTCAAGGAAGCGTCGTCACTGGTCGGGGCGGCCTGTGCGGTGACCAACCGGATGCAGATCGCCACTGCCGCAACCAATCACAACACCCGGCATCCGCTGATCACCGGATCGTGGGCGACCACGATGCACCGGCTTTCCCGCGGACGCTTCACGCTGGGCATCGGCCGCGGCATCGCCGCGATCTACGGCGCCTTCGGCATCCCGGCGGTCACGACCGCACAGATGGAGGACTGGGCCCAGGTGATGCGCCGCCTGTTCCACGGCGAGCTGATCTTCAACCACGAAGGCCCGATGGGCAAATATCCGATCCTGTTCCTGGATCCGGACTTCAACGAGGACATCCGACTCGCGCTGGTGGCGTTCGGGCCCAACACCCTCGCGCTCGGCGGCCGCGCATTCGACGACGTCATCCTGCACACCTACTTCACGCCGGAGACGTTGCAGCGCTGCGTCAAAACCGTCAAGACCGCGGCGGAGAAGGCGGGCCGCGACCCCGACAGCGTGCGGGTGTGGTCGTGCTTCGCGACGGTCGGTGACCATCTTCCCGAAGAGCTGCGGCTGAAGAAGACCGTCGCCCGGCTGGCCACTTACCTGCAGGGGTACGGCGACTTGATGGTGCAGACCAACGACTGGGATCCGGCTGTGCTGGAACGCTTCCGGGCCGACTCCGTCGTCACCTCGATCGCCGGCGGGATCGACCACAAGGCCACGGCGGAGCAGATCGAGCACATCGCGACGCTGATTCCCGACGAGTGGCTGCAGCCGTCGGCGACCGGTTCAGCTCAGCAGTGTGCGGACCGCATCCGCAAGGAGTTCGAATACGGGGCCGACGCGCTGATCATGCACGGCGCGACACCTGACGAGCTGGAGCCGGTCGTCACCGCCTACCGGGCGGGGAGCACGCCACTCACGGCATGA
- a CDS encoding acyl-CoA carboxylase subunit beta, which produces MTKPPDWEETLSDLARRRQHARGMGGPERLDKHRGKGKLDARARIERLLDPGTFREIGTLVGGEVAADALIVGSGSINGSPVMLGAEDFTTMAGSIGPGGNSKRYRIAELALRDKTPLVMLLEGAGFRPGGGHYGRAPTDLLAQAQCSGKVPTVAAVLGPSAGHGALVAPVCDFRIMSAQGAIFTAGPPVVKESTGEDISKEDLGGPVTALPSGVIHNVADDDEAVIADIRRYLSYFPPSAWSYPSPLPRDEDSEPRPTPELLDIVSRDNRRVYDMRAVLDVVFDRPDWFEVQPRYGKAIICALAHLGGHPVAVVANQPNVLAGSIDADAADKAAHFIMVADSFHLPLIFFADNPGMLPGSRSERSGVLRAGARMFAAQTAASTVKLHVTLRKAYGFGSMVMSLLGFDSQSATFAYPGATMGAMSAAALGRATHAGEDVTAKLRDAELQASFRSAESMGFDELIDPRETRDALLASLLRGLSARQAAAQPVSRTVIMP; this is translated from the coding sequence ATGACAAAACCCCCGGATTGGGAGGAAACGCTCTCCGATCTTGCCCGTCGGCGTCAGCACGCACGGGGCATGGGCGGCCCGGAGCGGCTCGACAAGCACCGAGGCAAGGGCAAGCTCGACGCCCGCGCGCGCATCGAGCGGCTCCTAGACCCGGGCACCTTCCGCGAAATCGGCACGCTGGTCGGCGGCGAGGTCGCGGCCGACGCGCTGATCGTGGGGTCGGGATCGATCAACGGCTCACCGGTGATGCTGGGCGCCGAGGACTTCACCACGATGGCCGGCAGCATCGGACCCGGCGGCAACTCGAAGCGCTACCGCATCGCCGAATTGGCGCTGCGCGACAAGACTCCGCTGGTGATGCTGCTCGAAGGCGCCGGCTTCCGCCCCGGCGGGGGACACTACGGGCGCGCCCCCACCGACCTGCTCGCTCAGGCTCAGTGCTCGGGCAAGGTGCCAACGGTCGCCGCGGTGTTGGGCCCCTCGGCCGGACATGGCGCACTGGTGGCACCGGTGTGCGACTTCCGGATCATGAGCGCCCAGGGAGCGATCTTCACCGCGGGGCCTCCGGTCGTGAAAGAGTCGACGGGAGAAGACATTTCGAAGGAGGACCTCGGCGGACCCGTCACCGCCCTGCCCAGCGGAGTCATCCACAATGTGGCCGACGACGACGAGGCCGTCATTGCCGACATCCGGCGTTACCTGTCGTACTTCCCGCCGAGCGCATGGTCCTACCCCTCCCCGCTGCCCCGCGACGAAGACAGCGAGCCACGGCCGACGCCGGAACTACTCGACATCGTGTCGCGCGACAACCGCCGCGTCTATGACATGCGCGCCGTGCTCGACGTGGTCTTCGACCGGCCGGACTGGTTCGAGGTCCAGCCGCGGTACGGCAAAGCGATCATCTGCGCGCTGGCCCATCTCGGTGGTCATCCGGTCGCGGTCGTTGCGAACCAGCCCAACGTGCTCGCCGGCTCCATCGACGCCGACGCCGCGGACAAGGCGGCACATTTCATCATGGTGGCCGACTCATTCCACCTGCCGCTGATCTTCTTCGCGGACAATCCCGGCATGCTGCCCGGCAGCCGGTCCGAGCGCAGCGGCGTGCTGCGCGCCGGCGCGCGGATGTTCGCCGCCCAGACGGCGGCCAGCACCGTCAAGCTGCATGTGACGCTGCGTAAGGCGTACGGGTTCGGCTCGATGGTCATGTCGCTGTTGGGTTTCGACAGCCAGTCCGCGACGTTCGCCTACCCCGGCGCGACGATGGGCGCCATGAGCGCAGCGGCGCTGGGCCGGGCGACGCATGCCGGCGAGGACGTCACCGCGAAGTTGCGTGACGCCGAGTTGCAGGCGTCGTTTCGCTCGGCCGAAAGCATGGGATTCGACGAACTCATCGATCCCCGCGAGACCCGCGACGCCTTGCTGGCTTCCCTGCTGCGAGGTCTGTCGGCCCGCCAGGCCGCCGCGCAGCCGGTGAGCCGGACCGTCATCATGCCGTGA